acgccgggaccgtcctttatcctcggccgttgacagtttcgccgccaagttggctccgaagttttccggaccgtttaccgttgttaaagttgtttcacctgtcgtctatgacctgaaagatacagagggtagaaaaatcactaacatacacattaaagatttaaaaccatttcatgcataataatattattgacatgatccgttaaccgttttatagaaataacctctgaaaggaggaaatccgttatttttttttgttaccgaatatatattatttttccgttaccgaatatacatatgtatataatttttccgttgccgattatattattattttccgtttacctgttgatctgaataactgtagttgctcggcCAACCAGAACCAGTGTTCCGTAAGACAAAAGGTGTCTAGTTAACATGTTTCAGATGGAACATTTACACCTGGGGGAGATCTTGGGAGAAGGCAGCTTTGGGCGTGTCTATAGAGGCCAACGACACGGCCAAGCAGTGGCGGTGAAAAGGACTATGTTGACTCACCACGCCATCCAGGAAGTCGACATACTCAGGTCCCTAGAACATACAAATATAATACCCCTGCAAGAGGCCATCATAGAGGGAGACTACCTTTTTATGGTAATGCCTCTGTGCGACGAGGACCTAAATGCCTTCCTGCGTCGAGAAGGGCCGAGGAACCAGCCGTCTCGGTTCTTCCGCGTGATGCGGCAGTTAGCAGCAGCCGTGACGGAGTGTCATCGTCGGCAAATAGTACACCGAGACATCAAGCCAGCCAACATCTTACGCCGCCGGTGCCGATTCCTGCTGGCAGATTTTGGGTTGGCCGAAACACTTACCACCACCCAACCCCTGCTCACCGAGCCAGCAGGAACCATGGTGTACTGGGCACCGGAACAGCGCAGGCTAGAGCCGTATGACACGTCCGTCGACCTGTGGGCGTTGGGGTTAGTGGCCGTAGAGGTGGCGACCGGCCTACCGTGCCGTCAGGGTGAGGAGGAACAGCATTGGGCCTCATCCCTGGACGACAAATACCGTGCGGAGATGGAGCGGTTGAGATTCCCCGTCCGATGGTATATCGAAGGTTTGCTCCAGGATAACCCGTCCCACCGGAGACCTGCTGCACAGTGGGAGTGGCCTGGAACCGATACCGTCCTGTTAgttgaaaccgtagctcagcCACCCCCACTGATACCGGTGTCCACACTGAGACCAGCACCGCTCCCACCAATTGCTCCGTTAACGCCACCACCCCAACTGTCTCCCGTCCCACAGGAACCGCCAGCACCAGGGAAGACACTGATTTTGCCGTCAAGACTAGCATCCAAAATCCAGGCTCAACCGAACCCCCGTCTGTGGTCACCCAGTCTTCGGACTGAGGTCATCGCCCTGATACCAACCACCGTCAAGGGCAAACGCCGGCTCCGGCTGAAGCTCAGGTTTCCCTCCGGCACTGCCCACCGTCTCTGGGTGCCAGTGGATTGAAATCGTAAGAAttatcttcctgaaaaaaaaaaaaagagaaatttgaGCCAGTCAAACCGTGTGTTCACCGTATAGAAATGAAAATACCAGGTAATAATGATCTTACCTCTTTTCAGAATACCGTCTGACGGCTGCAACATGAGCGACTCAGACTTTCTGGAACGACTGGACGAGGAGCTGGGTCTTGTCGAGCCATTAAAAGACCAGGAACCGGAATCTCCTCCCCGTCCTGTGCCGTTGCCGTTGGGGGCACTCAAAGCATTTGGTCGCCCCAAACCAAACACCTCTTCCGTTGTCACTGACCGTTCCACATCATCACCCAGGAAGCAGGAACTACAACAGGCGGCTGTTCCGACTCAGAGGCAGAATGCAATGGAAATAGACATTCCAGCTGAAAAGAGAAATAAGCAAGATAAacgttatttcataaacaagggGAAGATTTCCAAACAACCGGATAATCGTCAACATGATATCCACCGACACAACAACCGTCCAGCTCAAATAACAACCAAGATTCCAGCCAGAGTACGTACAGTTGGCACAATGGGGCCCAATGTCTACTTAGAACTTCGCCCTAATATGTGTTGGAGATGTGGCCAAGGGGAGCACAGTCGAGCACACTGCACCGGTACCCCGATTCTCTTCTGCAGCAGTTGCGGCCTGCTAGGTACATtaaccagaaattgtacttgtcAGTCTCATCACCGTCAACGCGAGGCTGCCGTCCAATGCGATATCCCCAGCGCATCCACCCAATCCGAACCGCCCCGGAAGAAATCGAACAAGTTCCGTATGCcaaccagtagggagttagccctccgtgcctgtccaagatgTCGAGAACTCCGTGAGGCCAAGGACAATAGCAAGGAGAAATCACGTACAACTGAAGCCCGTCACTAACTtagttataaccgattacaccgtaacaattccgttcaaattccgtacaggcaccaccgttgaccgaaataccgtatctacagattttcatccgttcaacatgcaattataaatcaaacctgttaaaactgtccgaaaaatctgttatttatgtaaggaataaaggatactgtttcaccttgcaactgagtatatccgtctattaatccaatagatctaaccaatttctgtcctgaaccgaatcgaaattattgtaccgtcaatttaacactgtttacctgaagaaaacaccgtctacctgaaaacagaatacaggaaaaaaccgttccaagaagaaaagttgaccacgaggaacgatgaagattggagagtttattgttagagattacccacctgcaagtctcctgtcggctccgagagtcccaacatCCGTATGGCCAGGTCgaaaggggtgaaccggtccattgaacccccacgtcgagctgttggaggctttccacctgttgcagctcccacgaatcctgggtaacctacaaaaccacgatggaattcaaacacccgccaaacacagttaaattaggtactcaccggagggatgaagcgtggcacgtttccgaccagcgatgaagatgaatttccacatagagaaagaagattttccactattgTACACCATTTATCCACACGGAACGCTGAATCaagttctttgacaagatggcggagacctgcgccgaaatgactgacgctgacgtttctgcgtgcgcattggaactaccagtggccaaccatagagaagatAAGTACTTGATCGAGTTTTAattgtaaactggtcacgagtggtggcgcgcgcgaaagtaaggtactaggggtagatagagtcgtgaaattaagctcactatttcatcgtaagttaatttcttccgagatgcagggggtgtaatgaaccccagttttctgaggaaaattggagttcatcttagtgaattttttcgtttttaatttccgtctttgaaaatattttaattctcgaatattccgtacgttcattccgacaggcagagtaaatgtaaaaaaccgcttatctgtattccacgttgtttttcttacatgccgctgaagatttcaacgtttttcatctgttgatatgcgataaaccggagctgacgacgtttttcagtcttgcagcattctggaattttcagatttttaccgtgggaggggatatacctataaaagcaaattttcccccgcgacggtcacttttgaattttacttcagtgctttcctttcgcttcggtgttttcgatttttcgcttgcTAACGTAGTGACctctgttataaattcatttaattttcggtattctttcgccgttgaagaatagt
The window above is part of the Coccinella septempunctata chromosome 8, icCocSept1.1, whole genome shotgun sequence genome. Proteins encoded here:
- the LOC123318490 gene encoding uncharacterized protein LOC123318490 isoform X2, whose amino-acid sequence is MVYNSGKSSFSMWKFIFIAGRKRATLHPSGYPGFVGAATGGKPPTARRGGSMDRFTPFDLAIRMLGLSEPTGDLQVDGVFFR
- the LOC123318280 gene encoding cyclin-dependent kinase 1-like is translated as MFQMEHLHLGEILGEGSFGRVYRGQRHGQAVAVKRTMLTHHAIQEVDILRSLEHTNIIPLQEAIIEGDYLFMVMPLCDEDLNAFLRREGPRNQPSRFFRVMRQLAAAVTECHRRQIVHRDIKPANILRRRCRFLLADFGLAETLTTTQPLLTEPAGTMVYWAPEQRRLEPYDTSVDLWALGLVAVEVATGLPCRQGEEEQHWASSLDDKYRAEMERLRFPVRWYIEGLLQDNPSHRRPAAQWEWPGTDTVLLVETVAQPPPLIPVSTLRPAPLPPIAPLTPPPQLSPVPQEPPAPGKTLILPSRLASKIQAQPNPRLWSPSLRTEVIALIPTTVKGKRRLRLKLRFPSGTAHRLWVPVD
- the LOC123318490 gene encoding uncharacterized protein LOC123318490 isoform X1 — protein: MVYNSGKSSFSMWKFIFIAGRKRATLHPSGYPGFVGAATGGKPPTARRGGSMDRFTPFDLAIRMLGLSEPTGDLQLECLFPLHSASESEQPPVVVPASWVMMWNGQ